The segment TCATATCTTCTATGATGCACCTGAGGTTCTCATAGAACACCCAGCATCCTCTTTGCTGACTATGTCCATTGTTGGCCTTTCCCACGGACCTTGTTTGACTGGTTGTGAACCCTATGATTCTTTGATTTGACCATCTTTTCTTGAGTTATTCCATGTATGTCGAGAACCTACTAGGTAGAATATAGTTCCAAAGTGCAAAGAAGTTTTGCCATCCCTACCACTGTGCTATCTTGAGTTTTTTTTGGTCATCAAGTGGATCAATCGGTTGATGACCTCTTATCTTGATATAGTAGACATTTGATTTGGTTTTCTTAATTTGGATTTTCATGAAAGAATGAGAAGGAAGGAATACTTAGGTTTAGTTATAGGTtgtttataatataaatttataatcgaTCTGCAAAGCACCTCTCTCTGTAAAACCTATAATTCTAATAAGAACCTAAGATGCTAAGTTCAAATTTCTTCAAAACCATCAATAAAAATATCTCTAAGTGAACATGTGACTTCACAAGGAAAAGAAGGGATAACTAGGTTTCAGTTACAGGTTGATTATAATATGAATTTATAATCTCTCTTAAAAGCACCTCCATCTATTAAAAACTATAACTCTAATAGACACCTAAGATGCTAAGTTCAAATCTCTTCAAAGACAGTCAATAAAAATAACTCTAAATAACTCTAAATGAACATATGacttgaaaaagaaagaaagaaatacctAGATTTCAATTACAGATAGTTATAATCTCTTGGAAAGCACCTCCTTGGGCAAAACCTATAACTCTTAAAATATGCATGAATACTTAAAAAAGAAATTAGATTTTCTTGGTGGGAAAGGGGCTTCAAGAAAATACATAAAGCAACTGTTAAAATATGCATGAATACTTAAAAAGAAATTAGAAACAGAACAGGGCACAATCTCAAAACAAATGATGCAGCAACAGCAGAGAGCCTTTCAGGGCACGAAAAGATTGAAATTATTAATTTAAAGCAGAAAATGTACCAAATTGAAGGTACCGAGGCGTCTTGCTAGAACCAAAAGGCAGTTTGGCAGCCCGATTGTCCGCCTGGTTAAACAATTTTCTTGGTCTTCCACGTTtccttttctctccatctggtGGAGGAATAGGATGAGAAGCCGTGAGTGAAACCACATTGGCATTCACATTATTGCTCTGATCCATATTATGCTGCTGTAGCAGCTGCATTTGCTGAATTTCCATTTCTATATTCTGCCGCGGCTGAAATTGCATACCCATATCTTGCGGATGCACATTACCATTCTGGTTCTGCTGCTGCAGGTCAATCCGCGGAATTTCCATGTTCATATGCTGCCGCTGCGTAATTTGCACTTTCATGATAGGCGGCTGCTGCTGCCGCTGAATTTGTCTATGAATATGTGTTTGCTGCGGCGTTTGAAGTAGTTTTTGCGGCACCATTTGAAATTGTTCCTGCTGCAGAGTTTGTCTCTGTGCCTGTTCTTGACGATAGTGGTTATTATTATTATGGCTTTCACCATTAGAAGGCGCAGTCCCATTATAATAGCTTGCACCATTGAAAGGCGCAATCCCATGCTGCTGCTGTAGGTTAAAATTATGGTTGCGAAACTGCTGCAGTTTGTCATAGACCTGAGAATAAAGAGGAGTCTGGTCGCCTCCTGTGCCTTGTTCTTCCATGTTGCGGCTCCTATAGTATTCTCTCAATTCCAGCTTACTTTTGAGGCTCAGCAATCCTCCAATTTACagggttttatttattttttgaatctTCTGTTGGGGACAAAACTGAGGGTCGAGACGGTGCAGCTAGTTGTCGATAGGTAACTAGATGTAAAGCTAGTTGTCCATAGTTAACTAGATGTAAAGCTAAAAGCCCATAACCGAGAGCCGCCATGAGCCTTACTTATGTTCCTGAAATTTCTCTCTACTTGAGCTTCCTCTGCTCTGCAACACTTATTTTTAGGTCATCTTCACTTAAAAAGCCTTTTATAGCCTATTTTTGGTATTCGTTTgagttgctttacttttttttagTATTTGATATGTCACTTAAAGATTTATTTTTAGTATTTGTTTGAGTtgcttttttatttattatttttcaccATTGTCGGCTGCATTATTACCATGGTTCTTTTTTTAATTTCTTGTGAACAACTTACTTgccattgaaattttttattattaattttattttattttttttcacttttttcaaaCTACTCTTTAAAGACCCTCTTTAAAGACCCTCATTCAACTAGAAAAGTTTAGTTTCCAATTATTAAACTTTTATAACCTTTTGAATCACCTAAACAAGAAATACTACATGcaaattgtattttttattaattaaatttttaaatatttttaattatttgattttaattattaaaaatgaatatattttaattattaaaaatgaatatattttaattaatttcaaaattataatattaattatattataatttaaaattaatttagttttaaactaataaataataagtttaaaattatttaaaatgaatttttgaaaaaaaaaaattgttagggaatttttgaaaattttaatattattatatatagataAATAGTAATAAGTTTTaaagttttattaaaaaaataatattaataattattataaatatGTGTAATTTGAATctgataaattataaaaaaaaattataggtttcattttgttttaaattttttatgtttgactttatttgtaatttttaataataaagttaaaaattgtaaatatgttttgtttgttttttttgtatttgcaATTTTTCTATCATCATTGTTGTCCATTGcattttaattattatcataatgTGAATGACTTgctgtatttttcactttttctatgGGATACATTTTTGTGCACTTATTAAATGGAGATATCTAACACACCAATTCAAAAAGATATTGATTTTCAAATTTCTCTAGCACCTCAATGGACCTTTGGTCTACTAGTGAAGCCCCATTGGTGTGCTCGCAGGCTCCATACCCTTGTTGGAGAGACAAAAACTTTTCTTTGAAGGGTCTCGTTGGGCTAGTGTGCTCATGGGTTTGTTCAATCTCCAATTATCGGACTTTTAAAACCTTTTGACTCTCCTAAATAAGAAATGCTACATGCTAAAATGTTGTaatcatatttttaattaattaaattttaaaatatttattttaattattaaaaataacaaTCAAATGAGTACATTACATGTTCCATATttgatatattttaatttatttttaacatttagtattaattttattttttgtttgataaGGCACTACAAAGTGGCAATCGATTATAAATTGATCGTAAAGGATATAGAGAAATGCAAGCCTGTCAATTAGGGGGCATAGGAAGACTAAGAATCAAAAATACAGAAGCTCAAGAAGGAGAGAAACCTAACAAAGGActaaagagagaaaagagaaagcaACAAACTCCCAAAAAGGGGAATAAACTAAAAGTAACCTACATCAACTTGACCAAGCAAAGCAAACAAACAGAACCTGGACTTTTTTGTTAATCTGAGGAAAGCCATCCATGGTCCACTAGGAACCCTCAACAATAGCATCCCTGCCTTCAATACGAAGCTTTCAGCATTAAATTTACACCCTTTCTACTTTGGAAGGTTGTAATCTGGTTTGGTTTGGTTTCTTAAGATTTGAGCAATTGAACATCCCTTAGGAGGAACAAGGGTGAAATCATGCTCAAACAAATCCAGAGAAACATCATCCAAATCATCCATGAATGGAAAAGTGCCCTCAAATTTGATGTCAGCATCCTCTGTCGAGAGTCAACAACCAAGTTGTCAGATGAAGGAACCATAGTAGGAATAGGATCCGAAGGGGAAACATGCTCAAACCTAAGATCCTCTTGAGTTTCAAAAAACTTTCCATGGATTCTCCAAATAAAATCTGCATCCAAAGACATCGACTACAAGATCCATTTCTTGATACTAATTTTTCGTATACCCTGATTGCTTTGAGAGGTGTAGACTCTGATGTTGTAGCCCAATTGATTGCAGTGGAAACAGCTAAAAGGAAGGCCCTCAAATCTAGAAATTGAGTCCAAGTACCCATTGAGGAATGTGAACAAAGTGTGTAAGAGGTTTAGATATGTCAACCAAAGCATATACCCTAATGATTATGTAAGGAGGAAGCTCCTCAATAGAATCTTGTTTGACATAGATCCCCACATGACTGATCAAATTTCTGATAATATCAAGATCATGCGAAATTTGAGGAGGGATATAAAGCCTAATCTAAATTGGAATCTCAAATATTTTAGCAAAGGAAGGATCAAAGAATGGGCACGGAGAAGAAACAAAAATACCAGTATTAGCAAAAAACTAGTGCCCATTCTATAAGACATAAAAAGGCAGTCAGAAACAGTGCTGAAATGGATTTAAAAGAAGCGAAAAATCTATAAGCTCAATCATTGGAAGTGTCAAATTGCACCAAGTTGACTTTTAAAATCTTTTGACTCCCTTAAATAAGAAATGCTATATGCCAAACATTggaatcatacttttaattaattaaattttaaaatactttaaaatatttaattttaatttttaaaaataaaaataaaataagtacACTACATGTTCCATATGTgacaaattttaatttattttaatattaattatattacaatatataaatttagtttaattttaaaataataaataaaatataaaaataataaattatatgtttaaaattatttaaaaattaatttttattttatttttcatattgcATATAGGGGGGAAACTGTTACAAAAAAACTGACTTCTCCAATATCCAACTACCTACAACTGAGTGTATAACTGGATCGCAGATCCAAAAGACTACTTAGGACTAAATACAAAAATACATAGTGTTATGTATATATGGATTGTAGCAACAGAGAAGTACATAGGATTAAATACAAAATTACACAATGCTCATGAGTGAGGAAATGAAGTGTTGAGGCCAGATCATGTTTGTGCATGCTCTTGAAAAGCCTCCATATAGGTCGTCCACCCCAGGGGACCTTCGATCCACATGGCTTGTTTGCCCTCCAGTAGTTGCGTAAGCATTTGAATGTGATCCTTAACTGGGTCTTTGATTTTATCAACCTCTAGTCCAAGGCTCTCCATAGCTAGATCAACATCTTTTTTTCCTCCTGTTGCCTGCTTCCACTTGTATCCATTCTCCATCTCATGCAAGTACATCTTGGTGTTTCCATCCTTAATGAATCTAAGGAATTTGTGCTTCTTGATGTTCATTGTCACAGAAATCTGCAAGGAAATTTGATGAAGGGTGAGTCCACGAAATGGCTCAGTAAGGGCCCTAGCTATACCTTGGAATTTgccttcatttctaattttccatatataCCAAAAAAAATTAGTGGAAATATTATGCCAAAATAAATTAGTATCCTTTTTCAGACCCTTAATATATCCAGTAAGAACATCTAAAATAGTAATCTGCTTAGGAATAGAAATACCAAATAAcagccaaatttctctagcaatatTACATTCAAAGAAAATGTGCCTAACGGACTCAGGTACCCTACACACATTACAAACATCACAATTACTATGATCTTTTCTTAATGGCAACTTGTTAATTATCATCAACCATTTAAAGCTTTTTTCTTGGGCGTAATAGGACTACTCCATAGTTGTGAAAATACCTTTTTCCACAATTTCAATGAAAGTTCTGCAAACCACAACTTGTCAGCATACAATATAATGGACTCATCATATGTTGGAGTATTATAAACATTAATAGCCTTTATATTAGACACAGGGATATTGTTGTTCCAcataaaatcaatacaattttcAATACTACTCTTGCATTTCTTGGGCAACTGAAGGTCTGAACATGCATTTTTCATCTTCTCTTTTGGGAATTTTGCAAATCAAATCTATCTCTAAGGAAGTCTCGGCTAAGAAGCTTGTCGTTCTCAATAATGTCTTTAAAGCAGCGAATGCCTTTAACGGCCCCGACTTTAGTAGAGCACCCTTGCGTAAGTGCAAGAGGTCTAGATGAGTGGCGAAGGTTCCACCAGATGGATCTTTCCCCATGGATGAGGTCATTGTTGGTGGCCCTATTATTGTTGATGAAAGGTCTAATCGTTTCCTAGGATTTCCAAATAGACTTAAAGACACTCGAGCCTTGCACTGAGACTGCAAAACCTCCAGCCACTAGGTCACAAAAGGGTAGAGATTTCCAAGATTTAGCCTTTTTAGGAACAACTCTCGGGATGTTGTTTCTTACCATAATTTTCCATGGCTCATTGCCATCAAATGCCTAGAAGATCCATTTTGCAGCAAGTGCAACCCCTTGAATTCTCAAGTCTTTTAACCCAAGTCCTCCCAGACTCTTCTCTATGTGGCACCACTCCCACTTTACAGAGTGAATCTATTTATTTCCTTTCCCATCAGACCATAGGACTTTCCTAATGGCTTTTTGTATTTCCAAGATTTAATAGTTGGAGAAGATCCACATCGAGGACTAATATATGTTGTAAGAGGATAATTTTTTTTGACACCTACACTCTTCCAGCAAGCAAAAGATACATATTATTCCATTATTGAGCTTCTTGTCTATTTTGCTTCTAACCCATTACCACATCTCCTTGAGAGATGGGGAGATATCAATGGGTATTCCCAAGTATCTGACAATCCTATTAGGCCCCCCCATTGGACCCCAAACTGCTGCAACCACTCTAGAGGCTCCTCTTTCTAGCCAAGCAGGGTGGATTTAACCTGAGATATTTTGGCCCCTGAAATCTCTCCTAAGAACTTAATTTTGCACTCCAGTGCTTCTATATTTTATTTGGTGAGTTCTATAAAAAGTgcagtgtcatcagcaaactgtgTATTAATCAGCTCAGAGCCATTAGGAAGTTTAACACCTTCTACTTTAGGGGAAATGGTGCAATCTCTTAGGATATAATACAGGGCATCTGCAACAATAATAAAAGGAGCAGGGGCCAGAGGGCAACCTTATCTAATGGACCTGTCGAGCTTGATATTCTGAGAGAGAGAACCATTCACCTCTACCTGAGCCGATGCATCTTTAAGGAGAATCTTCACCCATTTGAAGAATTCCATTGGAAATCCAAAGGCTTCTAACATCATTAAAATAAAGTCCCTTTCcaccctatcatatgccttctcaaagtctaaaaggaACATGGCCGCATTCTGACCTGATACATTTGCCCAGTCCATCACCTCCCAGGTGGTGATTAGATTTTCTAGGATGAATCTTCCCTTAATGAACCCTGTTTGTGTGGGATAAATTAATTTGGGCAGAAAATTCTCTAACCTAAGAGCACGGGTTTTAGCCAGTATTTTATAGGGAACATTGAGGAGCGTAattggtctccaatttttaataagTGACTTGTCCCCTTCTTTGGGTAAAAGCTCGATAGTCCCTTTATTGACAAGTTCACCTAGGGAACCAATCTCAAAGGCCTCTAAATATAGTTCATGGAGATCTTGACAAATCCACTCATTAGCTTTATAAAATTCGATAGGCAGACCATCCGGGCCCAGAGTTTTGTCATTTCTCAGGTTCCTAATAGCAATTTTCAGCTCATCCACGAGACAGGGCCCCTCAACGCTTGAGCGTCCTCTGCTACAATCTTACTGGGAATAATAGCTCTGCACTTTTCTCTTTCTTCCTAAGAGTTAAGGGAATCTTTCAAGGAGAAGAGGCCTTTGTAAAACTGGCAAAAATCCTCCTTAATATCATCCAAAGCCACTACCTCTTTATTGTCTATCCATATCCTATCAATCTTTTCTCTAGATTGTTTTTGCTTTAGCATATTGAAGAAAAATTTAGATCCTTTGTCACTGAAGTGCATCCACTGACTTTGAACCCTAATCATTGCCCCTCTAATCTTAGCTTGTTGGTGCTTCCTCAGAGTACCCCTTGCCTGGGCCACTTTGTCTGATAGTTCTACTCTGCTTGGGCTATTTTGGACCTCTACCTCATATTGGTGCAGTTCATCAGAAAGAGTTTTCTCCTTCACCTATAATCTTTAGCTTTCTTCTACCTTATAGTCTGAAGAAGAGCCCACCAACTTCTAACATTTTAGTTCCATCTGCTTACACGCGAGTTCAAATCCTTATTACCTTTGTTGAACATTCTAACAATTTTTAGTGCTATCAACACATCTAGATCCTTGAGTAGATGGGTATTGAGGAAGAAtttctctctttcttttccttgccTTACTGTTGAATCTCTGAGTCTAATATGGGAAATAACCGAATGATGGTCCGAGAGCGAGGTCGGCCATACTATCATGATATTACCCTTCTTATCTGGTTCAAAGGAGAATTTCTCTCTATCAACGTAGAACCTATCCAGTCTATAGTAAAGTCTATGTTTTCCTCTTTGGTATTTGCACCATGTGTACCAAATTCCTTTGGCATCCTTCTTGTTACTTAGTAGGGGGTCAAAAAGTTTTCTACAACTCTTCATTCTTTCCCAATGTAGTTTCTTCGATCCTTTCCACTCCATAAGTGCACCACCACATTTATTCCCATGCCCTTCAATCATATTGAAATCTCCCTCAATTATCCACGGTATATCAAGGAGGGAGGCAATCCAATACCACAACGCGGTCCTTTCCCTATAATCATTGGTAGCATAGATTGAGCATATGTTGATGATGGTTTTATTAATGTCCAATGAGGCCCATACTGCTCTGTTACACGGTGAGCACCCTTGGTTCACTATGTGGTCTTTCCATTTGGAGTTGATGAGCAGCCCAGCTCCCCCTCTACCTTTATCATGG is part of the Cryptomeria japonica chromosome 10, Sugi_1.0, whole genome shotgun sequence genome and harbors:
- the LOC131077792 gene encoding AT-hook motif nuclear-localized protein 1 — its product is MEEQGTGGDQTPLYSQVYDKLQQFRNHNFNLQQQHGIAPFNGASYYNGTAPSNGESHNNNNHYRQEQAQRQTLQQEQFQMVPQKLLQTPQQTHIHRQIQRQQQPPIMKVQITQRQHMNMEIPRIDLQQQNQNGNVHPQDMGMQFQPRQNIEMEIQQMQLLQQHNMDQSNNVNANVVSLTASHPIPPPDGEKRKRGRPRKLFNQADNRAAKLPFGSSKTPRYLQFEYGEPGLFRVIVIAPGEDVHEKVMSFYQQQTSLTVCIISAKGIISNVEFQEVESRRIVNHKGEFEILSLSRSYTKDNNGLRVTLIHLDGKIFRGIVGGLLIAASFVEVVVGVFSSNAVYISGQVGGKGPYTDNVRALTTETPISISGQPNAEVMTQTRAISNKLQDLSDEQLPNRKLGV